CGGCTGATCTGGGCCTGGACTGCTCCCTACCACCCAGCAGGCCCCATTGGGACAGGATGCTAGCCTCTCCCTGGTCAATGCAAGAGCCCTCCTGTGAGGGAGGCCCTCAGAATCAGTCTGGGCAGATGGGGGGACCCAGCCAAGGCCTCTTCCCTCGGCCCAGCAGGAAGGGGCTGCCTTCTGGGCCTCCCTTGGCCAGATCCTAGATGGCCGGACCCCTGACCCCCAGGCCACCACCCTCTGGCCAGCACTGTCTCACCGCTCTTTCCTGAGCAGCAAATCTGCTGTCCCCACCCACAGCCTTGGCCCAGACATATTGCACCATCTGGCTGCCCCGTGCACCCCTGCAGAGATCGGGTGGGACACCATGAAGGCCCTGCACGCCTCAGGAGCCAGAGTGGTGGCTGTGAGCCGTACCAATGCCAACCTGGTCAGCCTCTCCAAGGAGGTGAGGTGTGCAGCCCCGCCATGGGACAGGCCTGTGACCCTCCGGGATGCCTCACCAACCTGCCAGGATGCCCCCTTTGGTCACTGGCCAATGCCTTCCCACAGGGCCCCGGGGTAGAGCCTGTGTGCGTGGATCTGGGTGACTGCGAGGCCATGGAGCAGGCACTGGGCGGCGTGGGCCCTGTGGACGTGCTGATGAACAATGCCGCTGTGGCGCTGCTGCAGCCCTTCCTGGAGACCACCAAGGAGGCCTTCGACGGGTGAGGAGTAGGAGAGGAGGTGGACTGGGGAGAGGGCTGCTGAGGAAGTGGACCGGGCGTGGCCATGGTCTGTCTCActgtcccctctccccccaggtCCTTCAGTGTGAAACTGCGCTGTGTTCCAGGTGTCTCAGGTGAGCCAGTGGGAGGATGTGGCCCAGTGCAGACATGGCCCAAGCGGGGGTGCAGTGGGGTCAGGCTGCCCCCTCTCTTGGCTTCCAGATTGTGGCCCGGGGCATGATCAGCCACGGAGTGCCTGGCTCCAGCGTGAATGTCTCCAGCATGGCGGCCCATGTCACCCTTCCCAGCCTAGCTGCCTACAGTGAGTCCCTATGCCCGACCTTGAGCCCCCATTCCATGCAGGTGCagctgggctcccaggctgggCCTCATGCAAAGTGGGCTGAATCCTTAAGCGTCCTCGGTGCTGCCCTCTTCTCACAGGCTCCACCAAGGGTGCAATGACCATCCTGACCAAAGCCATGGCCATGGAGCTGGGGCCGCACAAGGTAGGCATGGGGGAGCTGGGGGTGCCAGGGGCCCCGGCCTGGGAAGGCACGAGGTAGGCgcagggtgggggtgaggtgggggctgGCGGGTGGTGGGCAAGGCGGCGGCTGGGGATGAAAAGGGGGGTAGGGGGAGCCAGTGGGTGAGTAAGCAAGCTCAGTGGGGTCTGTGAGGGCGGGGTTCGTGCGCCGGCTGAGACCACCCCTCTGGCCCCTCGGTCCCAGATCCGGGTGAACTCGGTAAACCCCACGGTGGTGCTGACCGCCATGGGCCAGCAAGCCCCGTCTGACCCCGAGTTCGCCCGGAAGCTGAAGGAGCGCCACCCGCTGAGGCAGTTTGCTGGTCAGCTGGGCTTCGTGGAGTGGCGGGCGCGGCTGGGGCGGCCGGGCCCAGACAGCTGGGCCGAGCCGTGCTGACCCCGCCCACCACCCGCCGCAGAGGTGGAAGACGTGGTCAACAGCATCCTCTTCCTGCTCCGCGACCGCAGCGCCTCCAGCAGCGGCTCGGGAATCTTTGTGGATGCCGGGTACCTGGCCTCCTAAGAGCGCGGTGCTTTGGGCGGCCAGAGGGATGGTGCTCGGCCCCGCCCGGCNNNNNNNNNNNNNNNNNNNNNNNNNNNNNNNNNNNNNNNNNNNNNNNNNNNNNNNNNNNNNNNNNNNNNNNNNNNNNNNNNNNNNNNNNNNNNNNNNNNNNNNNNNNNNNNNNNNNNNNNNNNNNNNNNNNNNNNNNNNNNNNNNNNNNNNNNNNNNNNNNNNNNNNNNNNNNNNNNNNNNNNNNNNNNNNNNNNNNNNNNNNNNNNNNNNNNNNNNNNNNNNNNNNNNNNNNNNNNNNNNNNNNNNNNNNNNNNNNNNNNNNNNNNN
This region of Physeter macrocephalus isolate SW-GA chromosome 14, ASM283717v5, whole genome shotgun sequence genomic DNA includes:
- the LOC102978646 gene encoding LOW QUALITY PROTEIN: carbonyl reductase [NADPH] 2-like (The sequence of the model RefSeq protein was modified relative to this genomic sequence to represent the inferred CDS: inserted 2 bases in 1 codon) is translated as MLLNFSGLRALVTGQGKMGIGWDTMKALHASGARVVAVSRTNANLVSLSKEGPGVEPVCVDLGDCEAMEQALGGVGPVDVLMNNAAVALLQPFLETTKEAFDGSFSVKLRXVFQVSQIVARGMISHGVPGSSVNVSSMAAHVTLPSLAAYSSTKGAMTILTKAMAMELGPHKIRVNSVNPTVVLTAMGQQAPSDPEFARKLKERHPLRQFAEVEDVVNSILFLLRDRSASSSGSGIFVDAGYLAS